From Ramlibacter tataouinensis, the proteins below share one genomic window:
- the serC gene encoding 3-phosphoserine/phosphohydroxythreonine transaminase, with amino-acid sequence MTRVFNFSPGPATLPEAVLRQAAEEMLDWHGSGMSVMEMSHRGKEFISIHAEAEALVRELLGVPSNYKVLFMQGGAIGENAIVPMNLIGKTGKADYVVTGDWSKKSAKEAKSYGKVNAAASGEASHFTAIPKQSEWKLDPEASYVHICSNETIGGVQYHWTPDTGAVPLVADMSSDIMSRPIDVSRYGLIYAGAQKNMGPSGLTLVVVRDDLIGHALPICPSAFNYQTQAEADSMYNTPPTYAIYIAGLVFKYIKAQGGLKAMEAHNQAKAAILYDYLDESRFYRSPVAREARSLMNVPFKLKDDALDEAFLKGAQAKGMIQLKGHRSVGGMRASIYNAMPVEGVKALVAYMKEFEAQHG; translated from the coding sequence ATGACACGCGTCTTCAATTTCAGCCCCGGACCCGCTACCCTGCCCGAAGCCGTGCTGCGCCAGGCCGCCGAGGAAATGCTCGACTGGCACGGCAGCGGCATGTCGGTGATGGAGATGAGCCATCGCGGCAAGGAATTCATCTCCATCCATGCCGAGGCCGAGGCGCTGGTGCGTGAACTGCTGGGCGTGCCCTCCAACTACAAGGTGCTGTTCATGCAGGGCGGCGCGATCGGCGAAAACGCCATCGTGCCCATGAACCTGATCGGCAAGACCGGCAAGGCCGACTATGTGGTGACCGGCGACTGGTCCAAGAAGTCGGCCAAGGAAGCCAAGAGCTATGGCAAGGTCAACGCCGCCGCCTCCGGCGAAGCCAGCCATTTCACCGCCATCCCGAAGCAGTCCGAGTGGAAGCTGGACCCGGAGGCTTCCTATGTGCACATCTGCTCGAACGAGACCATCGGCGGCGTGCAGTACCACTGGACGCCGGACACCGGGGCCGTGCCGCTGGTGGCCGACATGTCTTCCGACATCATGTCGCGCCCGATCGACGTGAGCCGCTACGGCCTCATCTACGCCGGGGCGCAGAAGAACATGGGGCCCTCGGGCCTGACGCTGGTGGTGGTGCGCGATGACCTGATCGGCCATGCGCTGCCCATCTGCCCCTCGGCCTTCAACTACCAGACACAGGCGGAAGCCGACTCCATGTACAACACCCCGCCCACCTATGCGATCTACATCGCGGGCCTGGTGTTCAAGTACATCAAGGCGCAGGGCGGCCTGAAGGCGATGGAGGCGCACAACCAGGCCAAGGCCGCGATCCTCTACGACTACCTCGACGAGAGCCGCTTCTACCGCAGCCCGGTGGCGCGCGAGGCCCGCTCGCTGATGAACGTGCCCTTCAAGCTCAAGGACGACGCGCTGGACGAGGCCTTCCTCAAGGGCGCGCAGGCCAAGGGCATGATCCAGCTCAAGGGCCACCGCTCGGTCGGCGGCATGCGCGCTTCCATCTACAACGCCATGCCGGTCGAAGGCGTCAAGGCGCTGGTGGCCTACATGAAAGAGTTCGAGGCCCAGCATGGATAA
- a CDS encoding helix-turn-helix domain-containing protein has protein sequence MDTATPTSRHAIPPGFGDHLRHWRQHRRLSQLDLAQQADISTRHLSFVETGRSVPSREMVLRLAERLEVPLRERNALLVAAGYAPMYRERPLDDPALAPARRAVELILKSHEPCLALAVDRHWNLVAANRMLPHLLTGADASLLKPPVNVLRLSLHPLGLAPKIVNLVQWRAHLFERLRQQVGATGDARLAELLDELRALPLPEGTQDVRLEGEHLGVAMPFQFRSSLGVLSFISTTTIFGTPIDVTLQELALETFFPADDKTAEALRQLAAA, from the coding sequence ATGGACACCGCGACGCCCACCTCTCGCCACGCCATCCCGCCCGGCTTCGGCGATCACTTGCGGCACTGGCGGCAGCACCGCCGCCTTTCCCAGCTCGATCTCGCGCAGCAGGCCGACATCTCCACGCGGCACCTGAGCTTCGTCGAGACCGGCCGCTCCGTGCCCTCGCGCGAAATGGTGCTGCGCCTGGCCGAGCGCCTGGAGGTGCCGCTGCGCGAACGCAATGCCCTGCTGGTCGCCGCAGGCTACGCGCCCATGTACCGCGAGCGGCCGCTGGACGACCCGGCGCTCGCGCCCGCGCGGCGCGCGGTGGAATTGATCCTGAAAAGCCACGAGCCGTGCCTGGCGCTGGCGGTCGACCGCCACTGGAACCTGGTGGCGGCCAATCGCATGCTGCCGCACCTGCTCACCGGCGCGGATGCGTCGCTGCTCAAGCCGCCGGTCAACGTGCTGCGGCTGTCGCTGCACCCGCTGGGCCTGGCGCCGAAGATCGTCAACCTGGTGCAGTGGCGCGCCCACCTGTTCGAGCGGCTGCGGCAGCAGGTCGGCGCCACTGGCGACGCCCGGCTTGCGGAACTGCTGGATGAACTGCGAGCCCTGCCCCTGCCCGAAGGCACGCAGGACGTGCGCCTGGAAGGCGAGCACCTCGGCGTCGCCATGCCATTCCAGTTCCGCTCGAGCTTGGGGGTGCTGAGCTTCATCAGCACCACGACCATCTTCGGCACCCCGATTGACGTGACCCTGCAGGAACTGGCCCTGGAAACCTTCTTTCCCGCCGACGACAAGACCGCCGAGGCTTTGCGCCAGCTGGCGGCCGCCTGA
- a CDS encoding OsmC family protein — protein sequence MTISVIRDRSHRMKHVVHVRQHSFAVDEPVANGGEDLGINAHEAYDSALGTCKAMTVLWYANRKQIPLEDIRVAVERDDSQERQGTYRLRVTLEFTGPLSDAQRRELLSVAERCPVHKLMTQVKTEIVTELAPMEPTPAP from the coding sequence ATGACCATTTCCGTGATCCGCGACCGGTCGCACCGGATGAAGCATGTCGTGCACGTGCGCCAGCATTCGTTCGCGGTCGATGAACCTGTCGCGAACGGCGGGGAAGACCTGGGCATCAACGCCCACGAGGCCTACGACAGCGCGCTGGGCACCTGCAAGGCCATGACGGTGCTGTGGTATGCCAACCGCAAGCAGATCCCACTGGAGGACATCCGCGTGGCCGTCGAGCGCGACGACAGCCAGGAGCGCCAGGGAACCTACCGCCTGCGCGTGACGCTGGAATTCACCGGCCCCTTGAGCGACGCGCAGCGGCGCGAGCTGCTCTCCGTCGCCGAGCGCTGCCCGGTCCACAAGCTGATGACGCAGGTCAAGACCGAGATCGTCACAGAGCTGGCGCCGATGGAGCCAACTCCAGCTCCATGA
- the acnB gene encoding bifunctional aconitate hydratase 2/2-methylisocitrate dehydratase, producing the protein MLQTYLDHVAERAALGIPPLPLSAKQTAELIELLKNPGAAKGEMLVDLITHRVPAGVDDAAKVKASYLAAVAHGTEKCALISRAKATELLGTMLGGYNISPLIDLLDDAEVGQVAADGLKKTLLMFDQFHDVKDKADKGNANAQAVLKSWAEAEWFTSRPEVPQSLKVTVFKVPGETNTDDLSPAPDAWSRPDIPLHALAMLKNKREGASFQPEEDGKRGPVKFLDELTAKGNPVAYVGDVVGTGSSRKSATNSVLWWTGEDIPFVPNKRFGGVCLGSKIAPIFYNTMEDAGALPIELDVGKMEMGDVIELRPYEGKALKNGEVISTFQVKSDVLFDEVRAGGRIPLIVGRGLTGKAREALGLPPSTLFRLPQAPKDSGKGFTLAQKMVGRACGLPEGQGIRPGTYCEPKMTSVGSQDTTGPMTRDELKDLACLGFSADLVMQSFCHTAAYPKPVDVKMHHELPDFISHRGGIALRPGDGVIHSWLNRFLLPDTVGTGGDSHTRFPIGISFPAGSGLVAFAAATGVMPLDMPESVLVRFKGKMQPGVTLRDLVNAIPLYAIKQGLLTVEKKGKKNIFSGRVLEIEGLPDLKVEQAFELSDASAERSAAGCTVHLNKEPIIEYINSNITLMKWMIANGYADARTLARRIAAQEAWLKNPQLLKGDADAEYAAVIEIDLAQIHEPIVACPNDPDDVKTLSDVAGAKIDEVFIGSCMTNIGHFRAASKLLEGKRDIPVKLWVAPPTKMDQRQLTEEGHYGVLGSAGARMEMPGCSLCMGNQAQVKEGATVFSTSTRNFPNRLGKNSNVYLGSAELASICSKLGKIPTKAEYMADIGVINANGDKIYQYMNFDQIEDFKSVADAVTA; encoded by the coding sequence ATGCTGCAAACCTACCTTGACCACGTTGCCGAGCGCGCTGCCCTGGGCATTCCGCCGTTGCCGCTGTCGGCCAAGCAGACCGCGGAACTGATCGAGCTGCTGAAGAACCCCGGCGCCGCCAAGGGCGAGATGCTGGTTGACCTGATCACGCACCGCGTACCGGCCGGTGTGGACGATGCCGCCAAGGTCAAGGCCAGCTACCTGGCCGCGGTGGCGCACGGCACCGAGAAGTGCGCGCTGATCAGCCGCGCGAAGGCGACCGAGCTGCTGGGCACCATGCTGGGCGGCTACAACATCAGCCCGCTGATCGACCTGCTGGACGACGCCGAGGTGGGCCAGGTCGCGGCCGACGGCCTGAAGAAGACGCTGCTGATGTTCGATCAGTTCCACGACGTCAAGGACAAGGCCGACAAGGGCAACGCCAACGCTCAGGCCGTGCTCAAGAGCTGGGCCGAGGCCGAGTGGTTCACCAGCCGTCCCGAAGTGCCGCAAAGCCTGAAGGTGACGGTGTTCAAGGTCCCGGGCGAAACCAACACGGACGACCTGTCGCCGGCGCCCGACGCCTGGAGCCGCCCCGACATCCCGCTGCACGCGCTCGCCATGCTGAAGAACAAGCGCGAGGGCGCGTCCTTCCAGCCCGAAGAGGACGGCAAGCGCGGCCCGGTCAAGTTCCTCGACGAGCTCACGGCCAAGGGCAACCCGGTGGCCTACGTCGGCGACGTCGTGGGCACCGGCTCTTCGCGCAAGTCGGCCACCAACAGCGTGCTGTGGTGGACCGGCGAGGACATCCCCTTCGTGCCGAACAAGCGCTTCGGCGGCGTCTGCCTGGGCAGCAAGATCGCGCCGATCTTCTACAACACCATGGAAGACGCGGGCGCGCTGCCCATCGAGCTCGACGTGGGCAAGATGGAAATGGGCGACGTCATCGAGCTGCGTCCCTACGAAGGCAAGGCGCTCAAGAACGGCGAAGTCATCTCCACCTTCCAGGTCAAGAGCGACGTGCTGTTCGATGAGGTGCGCGCCGGCGGCCGCATTCCGTTGATCGTCGGGCGCGGCCTGACGGGCAAGGCGCGCGAGGCGCTGGGCCTGCCGCCTTCCACCCTGTTCCGCCTGCCGCAGGCGCCCAAGGACTCGGGCAAGGGCTTCACGCTGGCGCAGAAGATGGTCGGCCGCGCCTGCGGCCTGCCCGAAGGCCAGGGCATCCGTCCCGGCACCTACTGCGAGCCGAAGATGACCTCGGTGGGTTCTCAGGACACCACCGGCCCGATGACCCGCGACGAGCTGAAAGACCTGGCCTGCCTGGGCTTCTCGGCCGACCTGGTGATGCAGTCCTTCTGCCACACCGCGGCGTATCCGAAGCCGGTGGACGTGAAGATGCACCACGAGCTGCCGGATTTCATCTCGCACCGCGGCGGCATCGCGCTGCGCCCGGGCGACGGCGTGATCCACTCATGGCTCAACCGCTTCCTGCTGCCCGACACCGTCGGCACGGGCGGCGATTCGCACACGCGCTTCCCGATCGGCATTTCCTTCCCGGCCGGCTCCGGCCTGGTGGCCTTCGCCGCCGCCACTGGCGTGATGCCGCTGGACATGCCCGAATCGGTGCTGGTGCGCTTCAAGGGCAAGATGCAGCCGGGCGTCACACTGCGTGACCTGGTCAACGCCATCCCCCTGTACGCGATCAAGCAGGGCCTGCTGACGGTGGAGAAGAAGGGCAAGAAGAACATCTTCTCCGGCCGCGTCCTCGAGATCGAGGGCCTGCCCGACCTCAAGGTGGAACAGGCCTTCGAGCTGTCCGACGCCTCGGCCGAGCGCTCGGCCGCCGGCTGCACGGTGCACCTGAACAAGGAACCGATCATCGAGTACATCAACAGCAACATCACGCTGATGAAGTGGATGATCGCCAACGGCTACGCCGACGCGCGCACGCTGGCGCGCCGCATCGCCGCGCAGGAAGCCTGGCTGAAGAACCCGCAGCTGCTGAAGGGCGACGCCGACGCTGAATACGCCGCCGTGATCGAGATCGACCTGGCGCAGATCCACGAGCCCATCGTGGCCTGCCCGAACGACCCGGACGACGTGAAGACCCTGTCCGACGTGGCCGGCGCCAAGATCGACGAGGTGTTCATCGGCTCGTGCATGACCAACATCGGCCACTTCCGCGCCGCGTCCAAGCTGCTGGAAGGCAAGCGCGACATCCCGGTCAAGCTGTGGGTGGCGCCGCCGACCAAGATGGACCAGCGCCAGCTGACCGAGGAAGGCCACTACGGCGTGCTCGGCAGCGCCGGTGCGCGCATGGAAATGCCCGGCTGCTCGCTGTGCATGGGCAACCAGGCGCAGGTGAAGGAGGGCGCGACCGTGTTCTCCACGTCCACCCGCAACTTCCCGAACCGCCTGGGCAAGAACAGCAACGTCTACCTCGGCTCCGCCGAGCTCGCTTCGATCTGCTCCAAGCTCGGCAAGATCCCGACGAAGGCCGAGTACATGGCCGACATCGGCGTCATCAACGCCAACGGCGACAAAATCTACCAGTACATGAACTTCGACCAGATCGAGGACTTCAAGAGCGTGGCAGATGCGGTGACGGCGTAA
- a CDS encoding aconitate hydratase: protein MPHAFENTLKTFKAGAGKSGSFFSLPELARKYPRIERLPLSMRIVLESVLRNCDGKKVTAEHVRQVANWSPQAERTEEIPFVVARVVLQDFTGVPLLADLAAMRSVAARLGKPPGAVEPLVPVDLVVDHSIMVDHYGSHESLDLNMRLEFQRNRERYEFMKWGMQAFKTFGVVPPGFGIVHQVNLEYLARGVHVTPGGVFYPDSLVGTDSHTTMINGIGVVGWGVGGIEAEAAMLGQPVYFLTPDVVGFELTGRLREGCTATDLVLTVTQILRQHKVVGKFVEFFGEGTRTLAVPDRATIGNMAPEYGATMGFFPVDDKTMDYYRGTGRDKQQIAAIEAYFKAQGMFGVPMAGQIDYSQVVRLDLGQVTPSLSGPKRPQDRIELGEVASTFKDLFSKPATENGFNEPAEVLLTRHQVHFAGQERDTKVPAAPPTPPAAERSLMEMEGNKPTREAALAEAAPPEIEVLPVSIGHGDVLIAAITSCTNTSNPGVLLAAGLLAKKAVEAGLRVQPHVKTSLGPGSRIVTEYYQRSGLLPYLEQLGFAVVGYGCTTCIGNSGDLAPEINEAISKSDLVCAAVLSGNRNFEARIHPNIKANFLASPPLVVAYAIAGTVLRDLMTEPVGKGRGGRDVYLGDIWPTSDEIHKLMKYALDGEAYRENYGRVKSDPGALWQGIHGVSGETYNWPASTYIAQPPFFEGFALAAADAAGSKKVEVRGARVMALFGDSITTDHISPAGSIKESSPAGKWLLAHGVAKPDFNSYGSRRGNHEVMMRGTFANVRIKNLMIPAKADGSREEGGVTIYRDANGNAEKMFIYDAAMKYIAEGRPTVIFAGEEYGTGSSRDWAAKGTQLLGIRAVVARSFERIHRSNLVGMGVLPLQFQGNDSWQSLGLDGSELVDVIPDPQLRPQSEARLVITRADGREERTVTLRIDTPIEVDYYRHGGILPFVLRQLLAGA, encoded by the coding sequence ATGCCCCACGCCTTCGAGAACACCCTCAAGACATTCAAGGCCGGCGCCGGCAAGAGCGGCAGCTTCTTCTCGCTGCCTGAACTGGCGCGCAAGTACCCTCGGATCGAGCGCCTGCCCCTCTCGATGCGCATCGTGCTCGAGTCGGTGCTGCGCAATTGCGACGGCAAGAAGGTGACCGCCGAGCACGTGCGGCAGGTCGCGAACTGGTCGCCCCAGGCCGAGCGCACCGAAGAAATCCCCTTCGTGGTCGCCCGCGTGGTGCTGCAGGACTTCACCGGCGTGCCGCTGCTGGCGGACCTGGCCGCGATGCGAAGCGTCGCCGCCCGCCTGGGCAAGCCGCCGGGCGCGGTCGAGCCGCTGGTGCCGGTGGACCTGGTGGTGGACCACTCGATCATGGTCGACCACTACGGCAGCCACGAGTCGCTGGACCTGAACATGCGGCTGGAATTCCAGCGCAACCGCGAACGCTACGAATTCATGAAGTGGGGGATGCAGGCCTTCAAGACCTTCGGCGTGGTGCCGCCCGGGTTCGGCATCGTCCACCAGGTCAACCTGGAATACCTGGCGCGCGGGGTGCATGTCACGCCAGGCGGCGTGTTCTATCCGGATTCGCTGGTTGGCACCGACAGCCACACGACCATGATCAACGGTATCGGCGTGGTGGGCTGGGGCGTGGGCGGCATCGAGGCCGAAGCCGCCATGCTGGGCCAGCCGGTGTATTTCCTGACACCCGACGTGGTGGGCTTCGAGCTCACCGGACGGCTGCGCGAGGGCTGCACCGCCACCGACCTGGTGCTCACGGTGACGCAGATCCTGAGGCAGCACAAGGTGGTGGGCAAGTTCGTCGAGTTCTTCGGCGAAGGCACACGCACGCTGGCCGTGCCCGACCGCGCCACCATCGGCAACATGGCGCCGGAATACGGCGCGACGATGGGCTTCTTCCCGGTTGACGACAAGACCATGGACTACTACCGCGGTACCGGGCGCGACAAGCAGCAGATCGCCGCCATCGAGGCCTACTTCAAGGCGCAGGGCATGTTCGGGGTGCCGATGGCCGGCCAGATCGACTATTCGCAGGTGGTGCGCCTGGACCTGGGCCAGGTGACGCCCAGCCTGTCGGGCCCCAAGCGGCCGCAGGACCGCATCGAGCTGGGCGAGGTCGCCAGCACCTTCAAGGACCTGTTCAGCAAGCCGGCCACCGAAAACGGCTTCAACGAGCCGGCCGAAGTGCTGCTCACGCGGCACCAGGTTCATTTCGCCGGGCAGGAGCGTGACACCAAGGTGCCGGCCGCGCCGCCGACGCCGCCGGCCGCCGAGCGCTCCCTGATGGAGATGGAGGGGAACAAGCCGACCCGCGAGGCGGCGCTGGCCGAAGCTGCGCCGCCCGAGATCGAGGTGCTCCCCGTGAGCATCGGCCATGGCGACGTGCTGATCGCCGCCATCACCAGCTGCACCAACACCTCCAACCCCGGCGTGCTGCTGGCCGCGGGCCTGCTGGCCAAGAAGGCGGTGGAGGCGGGCCTGCGCGTGCAGCCGCACGTGAAGACCTCGCTGGGGCCCGGATCGCGCATCGTCACCGAGTACTACCAGCGCTCGGGCCTGCTGCCCTACCTGGAGCAACTCGGCTTCGCGGTGGTCGGCTACGGCTGCACCACCTGCATCGGCAATTCGGGCGACCTGGCGCCGGAGATCAACGAGGCGATCTCCAAGAGCGACCTGGTGTGCGCCGCCGTGCTGTCGGGCAACCGCAACTTCGAGGCGCGCATCCACCCGAACATCAAGGCCAACTTCCTGGCCAGCCCGCCGCTGGTGGTGGCCTACGCGATCGCCGGCACGGTTCTGCGCGACCTCATGACCGAACCGGTGGGCAAGGGGCGCGGCGGCAGGGACGTGTACCTCGGCGACATCTGGCCCACCAGCGACGAGATCCACAAGCTGATGAAGTACGCGCTGGATGGCGAGGCCTACCGGGAGAACTACGGCCGGGTCAAGAGCGACCCCGGCGCGCTGTGGCAAGGCATTCATGGCGTCAGCGGCGAGACCTACAACTGGCCCGCCAGCACCTACATCGCGCAGCCGCCGTTCTTCGAGGGTTTCGCGCTGGCCGCCGCCGATGCGGCGGGAAGCAAGAAGGTCGAAGTGCGCGGCGCGCGCGTCATGGCCCTGTTCGGCGACTCGATCACCACCGACCACATTTCCCCGGCGGGTTCCATCAAGGAGAGCTCGCCGGCCGGCAAGTGGCTGCTGGCGCACGGGGTGGCCAAGCCCGACTTCAACAGCTACGGTTCACGCCGCGGCAACCACGAAGTGATGATGCGCGGCACCTTCGCCAATGTGCGCATCAAGAACCTCATGATCCCGGCCAAGGCGGACGGCTCGCGCGAGGAGGGCGGCGTCACCATCTACCGCGACGCCAACGGCAACGCGGAGAAGATGTTCATCTACGACGCGGCCATGAAGTACATCGCCGAAGGCCGCCCGACCGTGATCTTCGCTGGCGAGGAATACGGCACCGGCTCCTCGCGCGACTGGGCGGCCAAGGGCACGCAGCTGCTGGGCATCCGCGCCGTGGTCGCGCGCAGCTTCGAGCGGATCCACCGCAGCAACCTGGTGGGCATGGGCGTGCTGCCGCTGCAGTTCCAGGGCAACGACAGCTGGCAGTCGCTGGGCCTGGACGGCAGCGAGCTGGTGGACGTGATCCCCGATCCGCAGCTGCGTCCGCAAAGCGAAGCCCGGCTGGTCATCACCCGCGCCGACGGCCGCGAGGAGCGCACGGTCACCCTGCGCATCGACACGCCGATCGAGGTGGACTACTACCGCCACGGCGGCATCCTGCCCTTTGTGCTGCGTCAGTTGCTTGCCGGGGCCTGA
- a CDS encoding phosphoglycerate dehydrogenase, producing the protein MDNQPFRVLVLNQISQKGLQRLPAERYVAGKDVAEPDAVLVRSADMHGMEIPASVKAIGRAGAGTNNIPVKAMSARGVPVFNAPGANANAVKELVLAGMLIAARNLAPAQRFVGQLDPAAQDLDTLVEDGKKNFAGSELAGQTLGIVGLGKIGCLVADAAIKLGMNVLGHDPEITVDAAWSLPAQVKKAASVAEVLRSANFVTLHVPLVDATRDLVNQKNIGLLRKGAVLLNFSREGVVNDAAVLAALDAQLSWYVCDFPGPAILRHPRVVALPHLGASTREAEENCAVMVADQLRDYLEHGNVANAVNFPNVAMERESRFRVAIANANVPNMLGQISTAMAQAGLNIHNMVNKSRGDMAYTLVDVDSPVSDRVMAALKAIEGVLAVRYLPQAE; encoded by the coding sequence ATGGATAACCAGCCCTTCCGGGTCCTGGTCCTCAACCAGATTTCCCAGAAGGGTCTGCAGCGCCTGCCGGCGGAGCGCTACGTGGCCGGCAAGGACGTCGCCGAGCCGGATGCGGTGCTGGTTCGTTCGGCCGACATGCACGGCATGGAGATTCCCGCCAGCGTCAAGGCCATCGGCCGCGCCGGCGCCGGCACCAACAACATCCCGGTCAAGGCCATGAGTGCGCGCGGCGTCCCCGTCTTCAACGCGCCCGGCGCCAACGCCAATGCGGTGAAGGAACTGGTGCTGGCCGGCATGCTGATCGCCGCGCGCAACCTGGCGCCGGCGCAGCGCTTCGTTGGGCAGCTCGACCCGGCCGCCCAGGACCTGGACACGCTGGTCGAGGATGGCAAGAAGAATTTCGCCGGCTCCGAGCTCGCCGGCCAGACGCTGGGCATCGTCGGCCTGGGCAAGATCGGCTGCCTGGTCGCGGATGCGGCGATCAAGCTGGGCATGAACGTGCTCGGCCACGACCCCGAGATCACGGTGGACGCCGCCTGGAGCCTGCCGGCGCAGGTGAAGAAGGCCGCCAGCGTGGCCGAGGTGCTCCGCAGCGCGAATTTCGTGACCCTGCACGTGCCACTGGTCGATGCCACGCGCGACCTGGTCAACCAGAAAAACATCGGGCTTTTGCGGAAAGGCGCGGTGCTGCTGAACTTTTCGCGCGAAGGCGTGGTGAACGACGCCGCCGTGCTGGCCGCGCTCGATGCCCAGCTCAGCTGGTACGTGTGCGATTTTCCGGGGCCGGCCATCCTGCGCCATCCGCGGGTGGTGGCGCTGCCTCACCTGGGCGCGTCCACGCGCGAGGCCGAGGAGAACTGCGCCGTGATGGTCGCGGACCAGCTGCGCGACTACCTCGAGCACGGCAATGTCGCCAACGCGGTGAACTTCCCCAATGTCGCGATGGAGCGCGAATCGCGCTTCCGGGTGGCGATCGCCAATGCCAACGTGCCCAACATGCTGGGCCAGATCTCCACGGCCATGGCCCAGGCGGGCCTGAACATCCACAACATGGTCAACAAGTCGCGCGGCGACATGGCCTACACGCTGGTGGACGTGGACAGCCCGGTGAGCGACCGCGTGATGGCCGCGCTCAAGGCCATCGAGGGCGTGCTCGCCGTTCGCTACCTGCCCCAAGCAGAGTAG
- a CDS encoding pyridoxamine 5'-phosphate oxidase family protein, whose protein sequence is MTTSPDPHKKLWDLIKHMRFGMLTHSHPGGLLHAHPLTTQNKSLEPDMALYFFVSKKTELGKRLRADGNVNVAYADPRKDTYVSVSGQASISEDQRLKEHLFNALSRAWFPGGAGDPDLELVQVKIAYAEYWDITESKTTQLFKLATAAVTGHPPQLGEHRQLQAH, encoded by the coding sequence GTGACCACATCGCCCGATCCGCACAAGAAGCTCTGGGACCTGATCAAGCACATGCGCTTCGGCATGTTGACGCACAGCCATCCCGGCGGCCTGCTGCACGCCCACCCGCTGACGACACAGAACAAGTCGCTGGAGCCGGACATGGCGCTGTACTTCTTCGTCTCGAAGAAGACCGAGCTGGGCAAGCGCCTGCGCGCCGATGGCAACGTCAACGTCGCCTATGCCGACCCGCGGAAGGACACCTACGTCTCGGTGTCGGGCCAGGCCAGCATCAGCGAGGACCAGCGCCTCAAGGAGCATCTGTTCAACGCGCTGTCCCGGGCCTGGTTCCCGGGCGGGGCCGGCGACCCCGACCTGGAGCTGGTGCAGGTCAAGATCGCCTACGCCGAGTACTGGGACATCACGGAAAGCAAGACCACGCAGCTGTTCAAGCTGGCCACGGCCGCGGTCACCGGGCACCCGCCGCAGCTGGGCGAGCACCGGCAGTTGCAGGCGCATTGA
- a CDS encoding glutathione S-transferase family protein gives MSGYLDKGQWREGWYDTHKTRGEFVRTASAFRHWITADGSSGYPAQAGRYHLYVSLACPWAHRTLIARVLKGLEDLVSVSVVEPVMTQGWHFSEALPDHLHGFQYLHQLYAHADPAYSGRVTVPVLWDRQTHTIVNNESSEILRMFNEAFAALARTGVDLYPAGRRPRIDEVNAFVYDNINNGVYRCGFATEQGAYERAYERLFSALDRVESDLGQQGWLTGDSWTEADWRLFTTLVRFDAVYFGHFKCNRNRIEDFPQLSRLLRTLYQVPGVAATVDMDHIKRHYYMSHTQINPTRIVPSGPQLKFMELELAPSAPAL, from the coding sequence ATGAGCGGTTATCTCGACAAGGGCCAGTGGCGCGAGGGCTGGTACGACACGCACAAGACGCGCGGCGAGTTCGTGCGGACCGCTTCGGCATTCCGCCACTGGATCACCGCCGACGGCTCCAGCGGCTACCCCGCGCAGGCCGGGCGCTACCACCTGTACGTGTCGCTCGCCTGTCCGTGGGCGCATCGCACGCTGATCGCGCGCGTGCTGAAGGGGCTGGAGGACCTCGTTTCGGTCTCGGTGGTGGAACCCGTCATGACGCAGGGCTGGCACTTCAGCGAGGCGTTGCCGGATCACCTGCATGGCTTCCAGTACCTGCACCAGCTCTATGCGCATGCCGATCCGGCCTACAGCGGCCGGGTGACCGTGCCGGTGCTCTGGGACAGGCAGACCCACACCATCGTCAACAACGAATCCAGCGAGATCCTGCGCATGTTCAACGAGGCCTTCGCGGCGCTCGCCCGGACCGGCGTGGACCTCTATCCCGCCGGCCGGCGGCCACGGATCGACGAGGTCAATGCCTTCGTCTACGACAACATCAACAACGGGGTGTACCGCTGCGGGTTCGCCACCGAGCAGGGTGCGTACGAGCGCGCCTACGAGCGCCTGTTCTCGGCGCTGGACCGGGTCGAATCCGACCTTGGCCAGCAGGGCTGGCTGACCGGCGATTCATGGACCGAGGCCGACTGGCGGCTGTTCACCACGCTGGTGCGCTTCGATGCCGTGTACTTCGGCCACTTCAAGTGCAACCGCAATCGCATCGAGGACTTCCCGCAGCTCTCGCGCCTGCTGCGCACGCTCTACCAGGTCCCGGGCGTCGCGGCCACGGTCGACATGGACCATATCAAGCGGCACTACTACATGAGCCACACGCAGATCAACCCGACCCGGATCGTGCCGTCTGGGCCGCAGCTGAAGTTCATGGAGCTGGAGTTGGCTCCATCGGCGCCAGCTCTGTGA